The Prosthecobacter dejongeii genome window below encodes:
- a CDS encoding acyl carrier protein produces MADNIQEKVRDIIVEQLGVNPEQVTPEAKFIEDLGADSLDTVELVMAFEEEFGIDVPDEEAEKLQSVGDVVRYVEENAE; encoded by the coding sequence ATGGCAGACAACATCCAAGAAAAAGTCCGTGACATCATCGTCGAACAGCTCGGCGTGAACCCTGAGCAGGTGACCCCTGAAGCCAAGTTCATCGAAGATCTGGGCGCTGATTCCCTGGACACCGTGGAGCTGGTGATGGCCTTCGAAGAAGAGTTCGGCATCGACGTTCCAGACGAAGAAGCTGAGAAGCTTCAGTCCGTGGGCGACGTCGTCCGCTACGTCGAAGAAAACGCCGAGTAA
- a CDS encoding M48 family metallopeptidase, producing the protein MSLSNPWFIAALIGVLGVFHLEFFATLLNLARLSRPVPPSLAEVFPEETREKLVDYIRDSKKVSFTREVTLLGILIVFWWSGGFGWLQTWAESQGKGPVITGVVVLAISMLAQTWISLPFDAWDTFGVESRHGFNKTTLGTFITDHFKGLALMALLGLPVAAALVWFFQTQTWAALYAWLFLAGFILLMTWLSPRVIMPVFLKFQPMEDGELKDAIFALAQKLDFPVAEVSVVDGSRRSTKANAFFAGFGKTRRIALYDTLLKSHTTEEIVAILAHEIGHNKCRHVPTMLILNLLEMALMLGLLGWALKSPGFFAAFGVSGTPVGMGLVLFGMIYKPLGVLTGLLGLAMSRKHEFEADAYARKAVGSHQPLTDGLKKLSRDHLAHPEPHPLTVWLHYSHPPLVERLAALQR; encoded by the coding sequence ATGTCTCTTTCCAATCCCTGGTTTATCGCCGCCCTCATCGGAGTGCTGGGTGTTTTTCACCTGGAGTTCTTCGCCACGTTGCTGAATCTCGCCCGCCTCAGCAGGCCGGTTCCCCCATCCCTCGCAGAAGTCTTTCCCGAAGAGACCCGCGAAAAGCTGGTGGATTATATCCGCGATTCCAAAAAAGTCAGTTTTACCCGGGAGGTCACTCTGCTGGGCATCCTCATTGTCTTTTGGTGGTCCGGCGGGTTTGGCTGGCTGCAGACCTGGGCCGAAAGCCAGGGAAAAGGCCCCGTCATCACCGGCGTCGTCGTTCTCGCCATCAGCATGCTGGCCCAGACCTGGATCAGCCTCCCCTTCGATGCCTGGGATACTTTTGGGGTGGAGTCTCGGCACGGCTTCAATAAGACCACTCTAGGCACCTTCATCACGGACCACTTTAAGGGCCTCGCCCTCATGGCCTTGTTAGGGCTCCCCGTAGCCGCCGCTCTAGTCTGGTTTTTTCAGACTCAGACCTGGGCCGCACTCTATGCCTGGCTCTTCCTGGCCGGGTTTATCCTGCTCATGACTTGGCTCTCCCCACGTGTGATCATGCCTGTGTTTTTAAAATTTCAGCCCATGGAGGATGGCGAACTCAAAGACGCCATCTTTGCGCTGGCGCAAAAACTGGATTTCCCGGTGGCAGAAGTCAGCGTGGTGGATGGTTCCCGCCGCTCGACCAAGGCCAATGCTTTCTTCGCCGGGTTCGGCAAAACTCGGCGCATCGCCCTTTATGACACGCTGTTAAAGAGTCACACCACCGAGGAAATCGTCGCCATTCTGGCCCATGAAATTGGTCATAACAAATGCCGTCATGTGCCAACCATGCTGATTCTCAATCTTTTGGAAATGGCCCTCATGTTAGGCCTGCTCGGCTGGGCGCTGAAATCTCCAGGCTTCTTTGCCGCGTTTGGCGTTTCAGGAACTCCGGTCGGCATGGGGCTTGTACTCTTTGGCATGATTTACAAGCCGCTCGGCGTCCTCACGGGTTTGCTCGGGCTGGCCATGAGTCGGAAGCACGAGTTTGAGGCCGATGCCTATGCCCGCAAAGCTGTGGGTAGCCACCAGCCGCTCACGGATGGGTTGAAAAAGCTCTCCCGCGATCACCTCGCTCACCCTGAGCCGCATCCCCTCACCGTCTGGCTGCACTACAGTCATCCGCCGTTGGTGGAGCGACTCGCAGCTCTGCAACGTTGA
- a CDS encoding zinc metallopeptidase yields MMLLLFLGTMALSLLASWRVRSAYNRYSQVRASSGYTGAQIAQRILDLNNIRDVSIHAMPGHLVDHYDPGQRRLVLSEENYHGTSVAALGISAHECGHAIQHQQLYGPLQWRMAAVGITQIASQVVMWIPLLGLMGGFFPYHLVITIMAIGFGIMMLFQLVTLPVEFDATARAKKVLASTGAVSAGPEYSAMSKVLDAAALTYVAAFVSSLAYFMYYILQMVGGRSNDE; encoded by the coding sequence ATGATGCTACTTCTGTTTCTCGGTACCATGGCCCTTTCGCTCCTTGCCTCTTGGCGAGTGCGCAGCGCCTACAATCGCTATTCCCAGGTGCGTGCCTCCAGTGGCTACACGGGTGCGCAGATTGCCCAACGCATCCTGGATCTGAACAACATCCGGGATGTCAGCATCCATGCGATGCCGGGACATCTGGTGGACCATTATGACCCAGGCCAGCGGCGTTTGGTGCTTTCGGAAGAAAACTACCACGGCACCTCGGTGGCGGCCCTGGGTATTTCGGCTCACGAATGTGGTCACGCCATCCAGCACCAGCAGCTTTACGGGCCTCTCCAGTGGCGCATGGCCGCTGTAGGCATCACCCAGATTGCGAGTCAGGTGGTCATGTGGATTCCATTGCTGGGTCTGATGGGTGGTTTTTTCCCTTATCACTTGGTCATCACCATCATGGCCATCGGTTTTGGGATTATGATGCTGTTCCAGTTGGTGACCTTGCCCGTGGAGTTCGATGCGACAGCACGAGCTAAAAAAGTACTGGCCAGCACGGGTGCCGTTTCCGCTGGGCCAGAATACAGCGCCATGAGCAAGGTGCTGGACGCGGCAGCCCTCACCTACGTGGCGGCTTTCGTCAGCTCTCTGGCCTACTTCATGTATTACATCCTCCAGATGGTGGGTGGCCGCAGCAATGATGAGTAA